The window AGTATGAAAATTCTTCGAGTTTGCCATCTTCAAAGATCAGCTTTGCTGTGACCACTGAGGTGGATTCACATGAATTACAAGTATTTcccatcagttttttttctttctggtaTTCAGTTCAATTCATGGGCGTTGTTCTAGGCGTGAGGGTCAAAGATATAAGTATGCTTGATTAGGAGACGACCGAGTTTATCTGGGGAATTAAGTAATAAATATAATCGTAATCATAGTGACTGGTTATGAATCCAAAAAGGGTGGCTGACAAATTAAttcatttgttaattattttaatcagATATCATTtggtatcttttttttattcttatctttttgTAACTTTCCATTTGGATATTTCCTCCTAATCATAATTGCTTTGATCCGATCACTAAGCATGTGTTGAACTTTTTGTGAAAGTAACACCTTATCCTCTTAAGTTCATTTCACTCTATTCGAACTCAAGGAGCAGGAGTAGCTTTggtgatgatgataaaaaaaatatcccttaaccttaaatttaatattttagaaagattGCCCTCTAAAATACACAAAAACGAGATACAACACTACTAAAAAATCAGCGAACACTAACagaattaccaacggaatttttttgtcggtaatttttACTGATGAACATAATTCCGTTTCTAATTTTATCGGTATATACTAACAGACCTTTTCTATcggtaataattaccgacgACATAGAATCCGTCGGCAATACGATCGGTATATATCAACAGTATTGCCAAcataatatatagatttttgAAAAGTTGCAATGGTGTGATGACGTGGATTTTTTTCAgatgattttaccgacggaatgaccGAAAGATTCAAACCGAGATCTTCATACAGTGACGTGGCATAGTCACCGGCAGACTTATCGACGGGACGTGTCCATCGGTGATTCCATTGGTAAAAGCCAACATATACCCACTCAACCGACTCTCTCTtcctctatttctccttcttcttccccatcccaactctccccatcttctcaacacaagcactcaagtttcttatacttttatacgtggtcacaacatccgttcTCCGAGcaatttattgtggattttatcttttttgtaagtaaatctatcatttttagttttaacatttaaatgtcaattttattattttttttttttttagtatatgattTTGGTAACGTAtgtacttgtttgattgttatttgtcaaagaaatttgtagtatgaatgtataattttgtagttgttatagtttgttttagattttgtcaaattatatttatttgtaaattgttgaaactttgtttgaattacaccgaattagatgtgttgtgatgaaataaataatagcttgtttaacaggtctattttaatttttatcaattttattacagAGTTGTGATTTCCGCAAATTTATATATCATCTTGTTCTTGTATATCTGGTAAACCATAGGTCATTTGCAGATCAACCATCCTTTTTAAAGTTGCATAATTGAAATGCCTCAATAATTTGTGTTAAAGAACAGAATCAATATAGACACAAGTGTTAGAACTTAAACAAACTTCTTTCTAATCAACATTAAGacttttattcattattttagcTGAGAACAataatattgcttttttttttccctctaatGTCACACACTCcatcattaaaagataatgagTAATCAGATTCAAATAATTGTCCCACACTCATTAAATTCGGATTAATCTTAGGTACATAAAGcatattttttagagtttttgtaCCTGACATTGTTTCAACTTCGATCACATCTTTTCCTTCAACCTTCAGATATTCTCCATTCCCAACTCTGACTTTAGATAGGAAGTTTGTGTCCAAATCCTTGAATAATGTCAAATATGCAGTCATGTGATTGGTGCAACTACTATCAATAAGTCATGAAAAATTGTTTACCTCGATTGTGTTGCACATCTGTTCTAATATAGCCATGAATAAATGATCTTCCTtggcttttgaattttttgcaaTATAAGTTTGTTTCACTGTTTCTGGTTTGTTTTTGTAGAACCTTTGGATGTTACCAAATTGCTTGCAAGTTCTGCATTGTGCATTCTTAAGCCAACATCAAGCTTCTAGATGATTTGTTTTCTGACAAAATTAGCTAGGAGAGAAGtgctctcttctttctttccctcTAGTAATGTTGTTCTGACGCTAGTTATTTGATTgccaacttttttttctcttttttttctttcctgatTGTTCGTGTAAAAATTATTAACCCGACTCTTCTCTTTGAAACTGCAACAAGAGCTTCTTCACTTGTTCCTTCTTGTCTGTAGGCTTGCCTCTGCTCTACTGCTTgtaatgcattaattaattcttgaagacttatttctgaaaaatattttaactcttCTAGAGAGCAAATCTAATGCTCAAATTTCTCTGGTCTCACTTTATtcacaagttttgaaatttAAGAAGAGAAGTCTTTGATAGTATCAGTTTCATTCATCTTCAGTCCTTCAAACTGTCTTCTGAGATTCAAGACTTGCATCTTTCTTGACTTCTCATCTCCATGAAATTCTGCTTTTAGTTTATCCCATGTTTTTTTGGCAGATTTACAAGCTATAATTTTGGTGAAGATTTCTTCACTCACAGCATTATGAAGACAGGTAAGATCTTTGAATCGCTTTGtcttttcttcattaaaaaattttatatgtgcGATCGTAGAATTGTTTTCTAATGGAGTTGGTTGCTTATCACTCTCCAATATCTCCCACAAGTCAAAAGTTTTAAGATAAGTTTCCATTTTAACAGCCCACACACCATAATTCTGCCCTGTGAACATTAGTGTTTTTGCAGGAAAATTCGCAGAATCCATTGCTTTAAAAAACTCACTTAATCTCTCGTGTTTCACTCATAGTCCTTTAAAGAAAAATGCTTTGATTCACTCACAACTAATCTTTCGTGTTTTCACTCACAACCCTTCTAAGATCAAGAAAACAGTATGATActaaatgttatatatatatatatatatatatatatatatatatatatatatatatataatttaaaaaacaaggaaTAGAGAATAGGGAACAAAAGAATAGaggtgaaaaaataaagaacaaggagcaaaaataaaatggtaaaagaaatagaaacaaaagaatccctttagttttatttataaaagaaatcaaacactacaggagataaaaataaaaaaaacaatcataatcttCTTGATCTAAGTAGATATATATAACTAGACTTATCCTAAATAAGTTTAAATATAAGGATTCAAATTACATTTgctgataaataataaaagaaacattaCATAATAAACTTCAGCTTTGTGCCATCACTTCAACACCTTTATCCATATTACCAAACTTCAACATTCTCTACAAAGATAGAAGGAAAACATCATAATCTAAGCACGCAGCATGCTCTACCAAGCTTTTGAAATCATAGAACCAATCAACCCTGCTATAAGAGTTGTTGGATCACCTAGCACAGCCGATATAACAAACTGCAGGGCTAGTCCAGCCATTTCCCAACCTATCTTGGACTTACTTTTTCTCTTGTTATGAATAAGGAGTGTATTTTTCAAGCTAGGAATCCTCGTATGAAATTTCCTAGCACTCTTTTCACCTATGTACCCTTGCCAATTCTCCATGAGCATGTCCTTAACACATGCCACATGCAGATTATATTTCTTGCACGAAGACCTGTAAGTCCAACTCCTGCCTTTACGTCCACATTTGAGACAAGATGCACTCACCTTCCTATACAAATACAGCTTAATCTCTCCGTCATTAAGAACCATGGGCAATTTTGCACAACAGGGATGAAGATCAAATCCACAATCTTTGCAATGGTAAACGAAGCCCGTGACATCCCGTTCGCATGCATTACAAAAGCGAGGCTTGTCACCGGGAGGCCTCGAGAAGAATTGGAAGGAACATTTGGTGTAGAAAGAGTGAGAGATTGTGGGAGCAGTGATGGCACAATGCATATGGAGATCAAAATCACACATGGTGCATTTGTAGCGCGATCCAATTCCTACTTCCTTGCAGCCATCACACTTGAATGGAAATTCTGAGTTTTCAAACTTCAGCTTGTGTTGTGGGTGGCTAAAGTGAGATATCTCAgtatatttcatgtttttttttctttgctgccTCGAACAAGGTACCTATGCAACCATTATATAGAGCTAAGAATTATGGGTTTCTGTTTGAGAGATTAGATTCCATGGAGACTGTGGTTAAGGGCTTCTAATTATATCGAGTTGTGTGGGTTTTGGCTTGTAATTGACGCAAGGAAGGAATTATGCGTAGTGATATGGTGATGATGGTACATGAATATGAGTCTGCATAAGAATTACCATTTCATAAGGGCAAGGGCAGACATAACGCATATATTTGAGCATTTAGGCATATATTTGGATGGTGTCCCACTTAAGAATATATACGAGTTTTCACTTTCCGCATATGGTTCCAATCCACTAATGCTGAAACTTGACAAAGATCAGAAGACTTaagaatatatatgatttgagaAAACATATTGAATAAAGTGTTCCAACGGATAAATCGAAGATATCTGTGTCCAAACTAAACTTCCAAGGAACATTTGAAGAACTTAGAACTTTGAATTTACTGCAATATTAGGTATAATTATGAAGGGGTTATTAGATGCGGTCTGCATATCTAGAGAAGGATCATGCACACACTAAGAAACCTCGGAATTCCAGAAGAATAAGGATTTGGCATCTTAAAAAGTTGATTGGATGTGAttaccaaaataattaattaatcagcaaagatttaactttttaatcaCAAGCAAAGCATCCAAAGTGTagcattaatttaaattatttatgacCTTTTCTTCTAAACAGATGATAAGCATGTTCATGCTAATCAAACATATGGAAGAAAAGAAGCATGTGGGTGTGGCCTTAGCACAACTCTTGATTTCATAAAGAGAAGATGGCTGAGATCATGAATTTCATCTGCATTTATCACTCTATATATTGATAGAAATGTTGACAAAGGAGAACAGATTCCTATCCTGATGTTTATTGTCTTATAACGCCCAAGTTGCTCATAAATTTGGTGgcaatacatgcatattgattgTGTAttttatccatatatatatatatgattgtcTCTTCGACTATATACAGTACCTAGGAAACAGTATACACTTGTCATCTTCAATCCTGATCATTTGATTACGTAATGCTTAATTCAAGGGCGTGAGACTTGCTTGGAAATTACAGGTCTTAAATTGCGGCTAAGAATGAATATAAATCATGGAGTTTGTGGTTCAATAAACTTGGGAAACCATCATCAAAGATACAACTAGCTAGAGGATCAGTCAACAGCACTGACTGAGTCTCAGATGATCAGTCACTACAAGAATGAAATAATTGTGTGCCTGATAATGTGAAGATTCTCCTAGTTCCCTTGTTTTGTATTTCTTTCGTTAGCTTAGCACAGAGAAACAAGTGGAATATGAGAATAAATGCAAGTGATGTCTGGGAGGTAATTGTTCAGAGCCAGTTGCTTTGTGCGGTTGTACTTGCAAGAACTGAGAACGGACAATAATGAATATGATTCCTTCATCATCCAAAAGCATTTTTCTCTCAGTTTTTGTTAGTACAGTGATGGGTATCGTATATACTCTTACCTGTGGCTGTGTTGATCCCTTTCTATTATCCATAATTACTCCAAGCTTTTCTCTTGAGCGGTCATTGTCTTTGAGTGTCTAAAATGGTGTTGCTGATGGTAAAGAGTTCATAGTCCTTGTTCTGGTCAGATTTGGAGGAAGCCATTGATTGTTGAACATCTTGCATTTTACTCTCATTCTCATACGTACGTTGTTCGAGATTTATGAAGATTCTTCCTTTAGAaagattttttatggtttataaAAGGTGAAATCATTAGCTAATTGAATGCTCATTTCTTCCGACATATCTAgcgttgatttttatttatttatttattttagaatctCCTATCTTGCGTTGATGGATAGTAAGATGATAATTATTGACGCAGAATATAGTTATAtagattatattttaagattttatttaataattgaagtttttaaattaagatgatTTATTAAGAATCTCATTATTCCTATAAACAAATCAAGTATAATCACTTgagaaatataataattaaaatttgtaaattaaaataactatttgATTTATGAAACCTCTTATACATCTGTGTTATATTTTCTGAACATGTCTTTATTCTCATTTCAAATCCGCTGGGAACAAGTGAGTATTAATTAACATCCCTGTTTATAAcactataatttgtttttttttttttttgcttccaaCATAGCCTACGGTAGTCGATGCTTTCCCTGCAATGCCACCACACCTCAAACGCTTCCTCCAccacccaccaccaccaccaccaccaacctACTCTCTCCCCTTCTCCACCACCACGTCTCCACCACCCAACCATCACTCCCCTCTAACCACTGCTATCATTTCCCTCCTCACTCACCACCGTTCCAAATCCCGCTGGTCCCACCTCCGCTCTCTCcttaccaccaccaccagcatcCCCCTCGCCCCTGGTCACTTTTCCCTAATCACcctcaaattaaaatcaaatcccCATCTTGCCCTCAGCTTCTTTCACTTCACCCTCCACAACTCCTCTCTTTGCTCTCACAATCTCCGCTCCTATGCCACCATCATTCATATCCTCTCCCGGGCCCGCCTGAAGGCCCATGCCCAGGAAATTATTCGGGCCGGACTCCGGTCGCAGATTTTGTTTAATAATGATGAGGATGCCTTTGCTGAGCAGACAGGACTGAGCAGGGTGGAACAGGATTGTGAAGGACACAGGGGCCCCAGGTACCACCTGCTAAAAGAAGTGAGgttttttgaagttttagtGAAAAGTTATAGAGAGTGTGATTCAGCTCcatttgtgtttgatttgttgataaaatcttgtttagaattgaaaaagattgATGGGTCTATTGAGATTGTGAAGATGTTAAGGTCTAAAGGGATTAGTCCATCAATTAGTACTTGTAATGCTTTGATTAGTGAGGTTTCAAGGTGTAAAGGATCGTTTGTTGGTTATGGGGTTTTTAAGGAGGTTTTTGGATTGGAAAGTTGTGAGCTTGGGGAGAAAATGAGAAGGGGTTTTAGAGTTAGGCCTAATGTTCATagttttaatgaattaatgGTGGGGTTTTATAGAAATGGTGAAGTGGAGATGGTTGAGGAGATTTGGAGTGAAATGGAGAGATTTGGCTGCGTTGCAAATGGGTTTAGCTATGGTGTTTTAATGGCTGTTTTTTGTGAGGGAGGGAGGTTAAGTGAAGCAGAGAGGTTATGGGaggaaatgagagagaaaggaaTAATGCCTGATGTTGTTGCTTATAATACTGTCATTGGTGGGTTTTGTAAGGCTGGAGAGGTTGAGAAAGCTGAGGGTCTTTTTAGGGAAATGGGATTGAGTGGAATCGAGAGTAGTTGTGTTACTTTTGAGCATCTTATTGAGGGGTATTGTAGAATTGGGGATGTTGATTCGGCTATTCTTGTGTACAAGGATATGCGTAGGAGAGACTTTAGGCTTGAAGCTTTGACAATGGAGGTGTTGATTGGAGGGCTTTGTGAGCAGAAAAGAGTTTTTGAAGCTTTGAAGATTATGAGGAGTGCAATGAGAGATGTTAGTTTTCATCCGAGTGGGAAGAGTTATGAGTTATTGATTAACGGATTGTGTGAGGATGGGAAAATGGAAGAAGCATTGAAGCTTCAATCAGAGATGGTGGGGAAAGGGTTTGACCCAAATTCAGCAATTTATGGTGCTTTTATTGAAGGGTATGTGAAGTTGGGAAATGAGGAAATGGCAGCTATGTTGAGGAAGGAAATGTCTGTAGCTCAAAAGCAGCAGCAAGAGGATTAAATGTTACCAATTGATTAGTTGCGAGCCTACCCCTTGGTTTTTGTGTTCACGTTCAAAAGCTTGAGAAATGTggtatgtttttgttaaaaaataaatgtttgtgaTCAGCTTTTACTGCAGGATCGATTAGTTTAATCATTTTTCCtcaatttctttcctttactGGACAAGACAGGTGTTCGGATCCTTGAAAGCTTTTAGCACTGTGAATGCGCTGCCTCCCTTCCCCCATCGAATAAAATGTCGTCTTGTAGGAATTGAGTGTTTTTTCTGATGATGGGAGTAAGACAGTTAAAATGGCATCAAGATGAGCAGATTATGGTGTGCTGCAACCTAGGAAATCCATTAGCTCTGCACCTAGTTAAAGCAATTACTGGATAAAGAAAGAACAACTGAGGGTTTGACTTCTTTCTGTTGATGCAACGTCTCCTGTCCATTTGTGATGGATATGAACTACCAGAAAGTGGCACTTGAGAATTGATAGAATGTATTTTATGCTGGTTGTAAAGATTATCAATCCATATCCTTCAACGGCCTGAATCATTTTGCTGGAGATGGTATGTTTGCCGCATATAACTTTTGAGATTTTATGTTCAGATTGGTGCTAGCCTAGCTGCACATAAGCATAGCAAGCTTAAGCTAGCTTCCTCGACAAGTTATTGTACTTATTTTGTCTGCCTCGAGCAGCAATAAAATCACCAGATTTttctgagaaagaaaaaatggtttttcCTGTCGTGAATGTACTAGTTAGAATAAGTTGATGCCTGATCATGTAAATGTTGTAGTTTGACAGATCTCCGAAGCAGTGATAGAAAATggcattacaaaaaaaaaaaaaaaacgtattcTGATCCGAGTTAGTACGGAGATGCAGGATTCTATTGTCATTGAACTCATGCTTACTTCGTTACTGAACTTTTCAGAACTGTTAGCTTATGTTATAGAATTGCAAGTTAATACTTCCAATTACCTAATTGTAAGTGGATGTTATATAAGCGAGATATATTTTACCAGTAGGCAGGCCACGGTAACTTCAGTTACTCCTAGCAAGTACCACAACAGAGATTTGAGTGAAGTGAGTGTTGAGTTTGTGGAAGTTCAGAATTGATTACAGGGGCCCTTTGGTTTTAAATCAGGAAACAGGAGTAATTCTGGAGGAGACCCACATTGAAAGCTTTGGACAGAAAGGCCAGAGTACGATTTTTCTATGTTTATGCATATCAAGTACAAAACATTCCTGATCTTTTATCAAGTTACATTAAACCTTATTATGTACAGTTCCTCAAATGAATCAACAAATTTGTAACATGTGGTTTTAGATCCACCTTTTTCACAACTTTGAGCATGTAAACGTACAgaacttggattttttatatatatatcattaacaATCTTACACCAATcacaaaaattttcttttgaacaGTGGGTGAAAAATCACAAAGACGGGAGTAACCAAAGATTGAAAAGAGATGAAGCCATAGACAGAAACCAAGACAAGAAAGCCATGGCAGCCGATATTTGATACCTGCTGCAAAACTTTGGAGGGCAATAGGATCCATCAGAGTGGAGCAGGAGATCCACAACACTAGCTGTTGAGCATGCTGCAGCTAATGTTAGAGTTGATAAGACCTGCCGTGTATCATGATGGAATTTGTCACAAGGAGTTCCAATAAATGCATCAATTAGTTTTGGACAAATCGCAGATGGAACATACCCAATCTCCAAGGACAATAATCAGAAGTATTCCCGGTTGTCGAACAGGACATTTGACCAGAACAGAGTATCCATCAACTATTGCCAGTGTGAAACTCCATGGAATAGTCAAACCCATGATTGTAACCAAGTAGCTGAAAAACAAGCAtgctaaaaaattgaaaacattgaAGCAGTGTTTGCTAAAagcagaaaaaaaccatgtagggCCTCTGATGATTCAATATGCTGATCAAATGGAATTGTTGCAAGTAAAATCATCCGTTGTCTGATCAAAATATTTACTCCTTTCTTAAGAAGGTGATGGTTAAAGTCTTCCAAGTTTTGGACAAAAAGCTGGGCCAAACTAGCACATGGTTTCCAATGGTTTAGAAAGGACGAAACATACCACATGGAGCCAACAACCACCAGGCCAAACTAACTCTTACAGACGGAATGGATCACATTGCTGTATTATGTGTCATCACACACATTGTACTGCATTTCATTTAAGGGGTACGGGAAGAACATGACGTTTAGAGGGAGAAGGTGAACCTTTGAAAAAAGAAGGTGAATGAGCAATAAAACTGAAACAATTTGGACAAGGAAATGCAAGAGATCTAATAGGGGGAGTACACAGactctaatttaaaattaaatttaactcgGATGGAATATTGTCAACGATACCAGCCAGAATGCAGTCTCAGGAAGTTGGTTGTGCAAACAGAAGATTCATCAGCAAGAGCACACCTAACGGAAGAAGATTTATTTCCATGCTAGGAAAGCTAAGagcagaaattaaaattttgagggaATAATCAATCCATTTTAGTTCATCGAATTAAATTTCTCAAAGCTCTTGATTGGGTTCAGGAAAACAAAGAGTGATAAGGATACCAAGATTGCAGACCTCATGCTACAGAATCTTGATACCAGCTTGAGAAAATCTCCATAAAACCCAAATCAGAAAATCTCATTAGCTTTTAAATTTCCAACCTATTGATCCTTGAAAGGCCAATGTTGAACAGCAACATTTGATACAAACTAAGAAGAAGGGGAATTCAAGTAACTTCGATTTGTTGAGTGGATAAATTCTATTTTCaggattattttgaaaatccgACAGCACTAAAACAAAAGATTTTCCTGGTCTACTTTCTAGACAATTACAATGAAACCAATTATTCTCTTCTTTCTACCAACAAACAAATCACCAACCACAACCTAAGAGGTCGTGTAAAATCTGAGGCAAGGATATTTTCATTATTAGTCTAAGGATGTTGCTTTGGCTCACAATCGATCGAAACTGACAAATGAATTAATTTAGGAATTATTGTAATCTGTCTCCTCCAATTTGGTTTTTGATTGTGTCATAGAAACTGAAAATGTAACATTTGTATTGCAATAGCACAAAATGAAAACTGAACACGCTAGATCAACTTTCACGaatgagatgaaaataaagAAGCAAGATTACCAGAAAGCAGTGTAGGTGTAGAATTCAACACCCAGAGACATGAAAAGAAGAGAAGCGGAAGAGAAGATGGTCTGGCCCAATCTCAAAGAGAAGCTGGCACTCGTCCCTACTGAACCAGGTACAACATCCATGGCCTTGTTGCATGGGATCTTCTTCCTGGACTGCCTTCTTTTGAAGTCTTATCTTGTTATTATCCCTTCAATTCTCAACCATAGCCACCTCCATCCCAGTATACTTTCCATCTAAATCAATCCAAATGTCTCTAATATTTGTGTGTGTTATGCCAAGAACTGATCATCATCCTTGGCCTTTTCTTGCCTAACTAAGAAATTGCCAACGGCGGAGATGGAAGAATTTGTGTGCAAGGAAACGTTATAcggcaattattttattttattttattttagttagttAATGAGGAAGAAAGACGGAATAGTGTAATGGAGATGATGGTTGTCCAAAGAAACGTTATACGGCGATtaaccttcttttttcttctaattctgTATTATATTACTAGTTTTCTttctgaaaattaatttttaaaaaattatttttaaaatttttatatgtttatttattattaaaaaaatagatcaatagaaaataatttccagtcaataaaaaatattttccagtcagaaaaaattttaacttggttttcagaaaagtgttttccttttattttgaatgaaaaacattttccggaagttatgaaaaatttagaaatat of the Populus nigra chromosome 7, ddPopNigr1.1, whole genome shotgun sequence genome contains:
- the LOC133699105 gene encoding uncharacterized protein LOC133699105; this encodes MKYTEISHFSHPQHKLKFENSEFPFKCDGCKEVGIGSRYKCTMCDFDLHMHCAITAPTISHSFYTKCSFQFFSRPPGDKPRFCNACERDVTGFVYHCKDCGFDLHPCCAKLPMVLNDGEIKLYLYRKVSASCLKCGRKGRSWTYRSSCKKYNLHVACVKDMLMENWQGYIGEKSARKFHTRIPSLKNTLLIHNKRKSKSKIGWEMAGLALQFVISAVLGDPTTLIAGLIGSMISKAW
- the LOC133699789 gene encoding CASP-like protein 5C1, producing MDVVPGSVGTSASFSLRLGQTIFSSASLLFMSLGVEFYTYTAFCYLVTIMGLTIPWSFTLAIVDGYSVLVKCPVRQPGILLIIVLGDWVLSTLTLAAACSTASVVDLLLHSDGSYCPPKFCSRYQISAAMAFLSWFLSMASSLFNLWLLPSL
- the LOC133699788 gene encoding pentatricopeptide repeat-containing protein At2g15980 — protein: MPPHLKRFLHHPPPPPPPTYSLPFSTTTSPPPNHHSPLTTAIISLLTHHRSKSRWSHLRSLLTTTTSIPLAPGHFSLITLKLKSNPHLALSFFHFTLHNSSLCSHNLRSYATIIHILSRARLKAHAQEIIRAGLRSQILFNNDEDAFAEQTGLSRVEQDCEGHRGPRYHLLKEVRFFEVLVKSYRECDSAPFVFDLLIKSCLELKKIDGSIEIVKMLRSKGISPSISTCNALISEVSRCKGSFVGYGVFKEVFGLESCELGEKMRRGFRVRPNVHSFNELMVGFYRNGEVEMVEEIWSEMERFGCVANGFSYGVLMAVFCEGGRLSEAERLWEEMREKGIMPDVVAYNTVIGGFCKAGEVEKAEGLFREMGLSGIESSCVTFEHLIEGYCRIGDVDSAILVYKDMRRRDFRLEALTMEVLIGGLCEQKRVFEALKIMRSAMRDVSFHPSGKSYELLINGLCEDGKMEEALKLQSEMVGKGFDPNSAIYGAFIEGYVKLGNEEMAAMLRKEMSVAQKQQQED